One genomic region from Bacillota bacterium encodes:
- a CDS encoding sugar phosphate isomerase/epimerase: protein MRPITLFTGQWADLTFEEICKKASEMGYDGLEIACWGDHMDVRKAAEDPDYVAERKAILSKYNLKCWALGAHLAGQCVGDLYDKRLDNFAPASVKGDPARIREWGIEEMKYTARAAKNMGCYVVTGFTGSPIWKFFYSFPQTPDEMIEAAYQEIFELWTPILDEFDRNGIKFALEVHPTEIAYDFYTTQRLFEVFNHRPTLGLNFDPSHLLWQGVTPHLFLREFRDRVYHVHMKDVAITLDGRAGILGSHLPFGDNRRGWNFRSLGHGNVNFEEVIRELNAMDYSGPLSVEWEDSGMDREFGAKEALEFVKKLCFTPSRMAFDEAMKK from the coding sequence ATGAGACCCATAACTTTGTTTACCGGGCAGTGGGCGGATTTGACCTTCGAGGAGATATGCAAAAAGGCGAGCGAGATGGGATATGATGGCCTGGAAATCGCCTGCTGGGGAGATCATATGGATGTAAGGAAAGCAGCAGAGGATCCCGATTATGTGGCCGAGAGAAAGGCCATCTTGAGCAAATATAACCTAAAATGCTGGGCGCTGGGGGCGCATCTCGCCGGCCAGTGCGTAGGAGATCTTTATGACAAGCGTCTAGACAACTTTGCGCCCGCGTCTGTGAAAGGCGACCCCGCTAGGATCCGTGAGTGGGGAATTGAGGAAATGAAGTATACGGCGCGAGCCGCCAAGAACATGGGGTGTTATGTGGTCACTGGATTCACAGGCTCTCCAATTTGGAAATTCTTCTACTCATTTCCGCAGACCCCAGACGAGATGATCGAGGCAGCTTACCAGGAAATCTTTGAGCTTTGGACTCCCATCCTGGATGAATTCGATCGCAATGGAATCAAGTTCGCCCTCGAAGTGCACCCCACAGAGATTGCTTATGACTTCTATACCACGCAGCGCCTCTTTGAGGTTTTCAATCATCGACCAACACTGGGACTCAACTTCGATCCAAGCCATCTCCTCTGGCAGGGAGTCACCCCACACCTCTTCTTGCGAGAGTTTAGGGATCGTGTCTATCACGTGCACATGAAAGACGTTGCAATTACTTTGGACGGAAGGGCAGGTATACTTGGTTCGCACTTGCCGTTTGGTGATAATCGCAGAGGATGGAATTTCCGCTCCCTCGGGCATGGCAATGTCAACTTCGAGGAGGTAATCCGTGAGCTCAATGCCATGGATTACAGTGGGCCCCTTTCTGTGGAATGGGAAGACAGCGGCATGGACCGTGAGTTTGGAGCAAAGGAAGCGCTGGAATTCGTGAAGAAGCTCTGCTTCACACCTTCAAGGATGGCATTTGATGAGGCAATGAAGAAATAG
- a CDS encoding Gfo/Idh/MocA family oxidoreductase has translation MLSYQRKSPKALKGSDIVIEGKATGSEGGKLLYGMVGGGPGAFIGDVHRRAASFDGKAQLVAGVFSRSYENTLSTGRSLGLDPGRLYRDFEEMAKKEGAREDKIDFVSIVTPNNVHYAVAKAFLTNGINVVCDKPLTVTVEEAEELAKIAKEKGLLFCVTYTYSGYPMVKHAREMIRRGDIGEIRVVMGEYLQDWLATPTEKEGNKQAAWRTDPKQSGASNCVGDIGSHIENTVAYITGLKIDSLCANLDIFGEGRKLDDNAEILVKYNNGATGVYWCSQVAIGHDNGLRVRIVGTKGSIEWEQENPNYLKVAYLGQPVQILSRGTGYIYPQAAKFSRIPPGHPEGYYEAFSNIYSAFAGALLKKKAGQDLTAEDLDFPSVEAGVDGVRFINKSVESSHKGSIWVSLR, from the coding sequence ATGCTATCGTACCAAAGGAAGTCACCAAAAGCCTTGAAGGGGAGTGATATTGTGATCGAAGGGAAAGCGACAGGGTCTGAAGGTGGCAAACTCCTATACGGAATGGTTGGGGGCGGTCCGGGCGCCTTCATCGGCGATGTGCACAGGAGAGCTGCAAGCTTCGATGGAAAGGCGCAGTTAGTAGCCGGAGTGTTTTCAAGGAGTTACGAAAACACTCTGAGCACTGGCAGGAGTCTCGGTTTGGATCCCGGGCGACTGTACAGGGATTTTGAAGAGATGGCCAAAAAAGAAGGCGCGCGAGAGGACAAGATCGATTTCGTCTCAATTGTTACCCCGAATAATGTCCACTATGCGGTTGCAAAGGCATTCTTGACCAATGGGATCAATGTAGTGTGCGACAAACCACTCACTGTTACAGTGGAAGAAGCTGAGGAGTTAGCCAAGATCGCAAAAGAGAAGGGCCTTCTTTTCTGTGTGACATATACATATTCCGGTTACCCTATGGTGAAGCATGCCCGAGAAATGATCCGCCGGGGCGACATTGGAGAGATCCGGGTAGTTATGGGTGAATATCTCCAGGATTGGCTTGCCACTCCCACCGAAAAAGAAGGGAACAAGCAGGCGGCATGGCGGACGGATCCCAAGCAATCCGGTGCTTCCAACTGCGTGGGAGATATCGGCAGTCATATTGAGAATACGGTCGCCTATATAACCGGGCTGAAGATAGATTCCCTCTGTGCGAACCTCGACATCTTCGGTGAGGGAAGGAAGCTCGATGACAACGCCGAGATCCTGGTGAAATATAATAACGGCGCCACCGGCGTTTACTGGTGTTCCCAGGTTGCAATCGGGCATGACAATGGGCTCAGAGTCCGTATCGTCGGCACAAAGGGATCGATCGAATGGGAGCAAGAAAATCCTAACTACCTGAAGGTCGCCTATCTTGGTCAGCCTGTCCAGATTCTTTCTAGGGGGACTGGCTACATATATCCGCAGGCTGCGAAATTCTCGCGTATACCTCCAGGACATCCGGAGGGCTATTATGAAGCCTTTTCCAATATCTATTCAGCTTTTGCCGGAGCTTTGCTGAAGAAGAAGGCTGGGCAGGATCTCACAGCTGAGGATCTTGATTTCCCGAGTGTTGAAGCCGGTGTAGATGGCGTGAGATTTATCAACAAGAGCGTGGAAAGTTCTCATAAGGGTTCTATTTGGGTTTCTCTCCGTTAG